One genomic region from Amycolatopsis sp. FBCC-B4732 encodes:
- a CDS encoding ferritin-like domain-containing protein — MFGKRYTRQLIERSAENATDRRRFLKAAGAAGLGVAGAGALGTALSLGLGSAGATQQYGAQGGDAAKEAASDAAVLNFALNLEYLEANLYSFAVYGYGLNEKYVNGIGNLGKVSGGHAVKFKSEHTKQIVQEIAGDEVAHVTFLRKALDKAAVAQPEIDFQNSFTAAMQAAGLIKEGQTFDPFASENNFLLAAYLFEDVGVSAYKGAAPLVNNKTFLDAAAGILAVEAYHAGIVRGQLFERGLGDVTNKISDARDSLDGKADDDEGVLKDGKANLVPADANGIAFGRSADRVLNIAYLNPDKVSSGGFFPRGLNGDIATSGAKE, encoded by the coding sequence GTGTTCGGAAAACGCTACACACGGCAGCTGATCGAGCGCAGCGCGGAGAACGCGACCGACCGCCGCCGCTTCCTCAAGGCTGCGGGAGCGGCGGGGCTCGGCGTCGCGGGCGCCGGTGCGCTCGGCACAGCGCTGTCGCTGGGCCTCGGCTCGGCCGGTGCCACGCAGCAGTACGGCGCGCAGGGCGGCGACGCCGCCAAGGAGGCGGCGAGCGACGCCGCCGTGCTGAACTTCGCGCTCAACCTGGAGTACCTGGAGGCGAACCTCTACTCGTTCGCCGTCTACGGCTACGGGCTGAACGAGAAGTACGTCAACGGCATCGGCAACCTCGGCAAGGTCTCCGGCGGGCACGCGGTCAAGTTCAAGAGCGAGCACACCAAGCAGATCGTGCAGGAGATCGCCGGCGACGAGGTCGCGCACGTGACCTTCCTGCGCAAGGCGCTCGACAAGGCCGCCGTCGCGCAGCCGGAGATCGACTTCCAGAACAGCTTCACCGCCGCCATGCAGGCCGCGGGGCTGATCAAGGAAGGCCAGACCTTCGACCCGTTCGCGAGCGAGAACAACTTCCTGCTCGCCGCGTACCTGTTCGAAGACGTCGGCGTGTCCGCCTACAAGGGCGCGGCGCCGCTGGTCAACAACAAGACGTTCCTCGACGCCGCGGCGGGCATCCTCGCGGTCGAGGCTTACCACGCGGGCATCGTGCGCGGCCAGCTGTTCGAACGCGGCCTCGGCGACGTCACGAACAAGATCTCCGACGCCCGCGACAGCCTCGACGGCAAGGCCGACGACGACGAAGGCGTGCTCAAGGACGGCAAGGCGAACCTCGTCCCGGCGGACGCCAACGGCATCGCGTTCGGGCGCTCGGCCGACCGCGTGCTCAACATCGCCTACCTCAACCCGGACAAGGTGTCCTCGGGCGGCTTCTTCCCGCGCGGTCTCAACGGCGACATCGCCACCAGTGGCGCGAAGGAGTGA